From a single Litorilinea aerophila genomic region:
- the pdxH gene encoding pyridoxamine 5'-phosphate oxidase, which translates to MREEYRGVRLLEEEAGTDPLALFARWLADAMAAELHEPNAMTLATASADGRPSARMVLLKGFDGRGFCFYTNYESRKGQELAENPWAALVFWWGPLARQVRVEGRVEKLTAEESDAYFRTRPLGSRLSAWASPQSRVIPDRATLEAWLREVEERFAGQEPPRPPYWGGYRVIPQSIEFWQGGPDRLHDRLRYTREGDTWRLERLAP; encoded by the coding sequence ATGCGAGAAGAATATCGCGGTGTCCGCCTGCTGGAGGAGGAGGCGGGAACGGATCCGCTGGCGCTCTTTGCCCGCTGGCTGGCCGATGCCATGGCGGCGGAGCTCCATGAACCCAATGCCATGACCCTGGCCACGGCCAGTGCGGACGGCCGTCCCTCGGCGCGCATGGTGCTGTTGAAAGGGTTTGACGGGCGAGGTTTCTGTTTCTACACCAATTACGAAAGCCGCAAGGGGCAGGAGCTGGCCGAAAACCCGTGGGCAGCCCTGGTCTTCTGGTGGGGGCCACTGGCCCGCCAGGTGCGGGTGGAAGGCCGGGTGGAGAAACTGACCGCCGAGGAGTCCGACGCCTACTTTCGGACCCGCCCATTGGGCAGTCGCCTCAGCGCGTGGGCATCGCCCCAGAGCCGGGTGATCCCGGATCGGGCGACATTGGAGGCCTGGCTGCGGGAGGTGGAAGAGCGTTTTGCCGGGCAAGAGCCGCCCCGTCCACCTTACTGGGGCGGCTACCGGGTCATCCCCCAGTCGATTGAGTTCTGGCAGGGCGGTCCCGACCGTCTACATGACCGGCTGCGCTACACCCGGGAGGGAGATACCTGGCGTCTGGAGCGGCTGGCACCGTGA
- a CDS encoding sugar transferase, with translation MRRVPASWWPYLLVASDMLLILLAFGGAYYVRYHLQWFRAVDPAFQVDLWTYVPFALALVVVLPLAFRFSGVYPYRRGRSLLEEVYTIGTATTGGVVVLITASLFFSPLLYSRLIFLYTALLVTLFLGLSRFTIALLRSHLRAYGVGVERMLLVGAGDVGRMVMRTVAARPDLGYHLVGFLDDNPLKGKTDIGPFKALGPVDNLHQVLDTYRPVDRVIICLPWQSHRMIQRLLRTCERHGVRAQVVPDLFQLTKNQMEVEELNGIPLISTRDVSIRGWNRVVKRASDLVLAGVGSLVALPLAALIAVAIKLDSPGPVIYSQTRIGRNGQPFRCYKFRSMVVGAEELRQELRAQNESSGPLFKIRNDPRRTRVGRFLRRWSLDELPQLINVLRGEMSIVGPRPNLPEEVEQYEEWHKKRLTVSPGITGLWQVSGRSDLTFDEMVLLDIYYVENWSLTLDLAIMLRSLPAIVRARGAY, from the coding sequence GTGCGCCGCGTCCCTGCCTCGTGGTGGCCCTATCTGCTGGTTGCCTCCGACATGTTGTTGATCCTGCTGGCCTTCGGCGGCGCCTACTATGTGCGCTACCACTTGCAGTGGTTCCGGGCTGTGGATCCGGCCTTCCAGGTGGATCTGTGGACCTACGTACCCTTTGCCCTGGCCCTGGTCGTCGTCCTGCCCCTGGCTTTCCGCTTTTCCGGCGTCTACCCCTACCGGCGGGGCCGCAGCCTGCTGGAAGAGGTCTACACCATCGGCACGGCCACCACCGGCGGCGTGGTGGTCCTGATCACCGCCAGCCTGTTCTTCAGCCCCCTCCTCTACAGCCGCCTGATCTTCCTGTACACTGCCCTCCTGGTCACCCTCTTCCTGGGCCTGAGCCGCTTTACCATCGCCCTGTTGCGGAGCCATCTGCGGGCCTACGGGGTGGGCGTGGAGCGCATGTTGCTGGTGGGCGCCGGTGACGTGGGGCGTATGGTCATGCGCACGGTGGCCGCCCGGCCCGACCTGGGCTATCACCTGGTTGGCTTCCTGGACGACAACCCCCTGAAGGGCAAGACCGACATCGGCCCCTTCAAAGCCTTGGGGCCGGTGGACAACCTCCACCAGGTGCTGGACACCTACAGGCCGGTGGACCGGGTCATCATCTGCCTGCCCTGGCAGAGCCACCGCATGATCCAGCGGCTACTGCGCACTTGTGAACGCCACGGCGTCCGGGCTCAGGTGGTGCCAGATCTCTTTCAGCTCACCAAGAACCAGATGGAGGTGGAGGAGCTCAACGGCATTCCCCTGATCAGCACCCGGGACGTCTCCATCCGGGGCTGGAATCGAGTCGTGAAGCGGGCGTCGGATCTGGTGTTGGCGGGCGTGGGAAGCCTGGTGGCGCTCCCCCTGGCGGCGCTGATCGCCGTGGCCATCAAGCTGGATTCCCCCGGGCCGGTGATCTATTCCCAGACCCGCATCGGCCGCAACGGCCAGCCCTTCCGCTGCTACAAATTCCGCTCCATGGTGGTGGGCGCAGAGGAACTGCGACAGGAGCTCCGAGCCCAAAACGAGTCCAGCGGGCCCCTCTTCAAGATCCGCAACGACCCGCGCCGAACCCGGGTGGGCCGCTTCCTGCGCCGCTGGAGCCTGGACGAACTGCCCCAGCTCATCAACGTGCTGCGGGGCGAAATGAGCATCGTTGGCCCTCGCCCCAACCTGCCGGAGGAAGTGGAACAGTACGAAGAGTGGCACAAAAAGCGGCTCACCGTAAGTCCGGGCATCACCGGTCTCTGGCAGGTGAGTGGCCGCAGCGACCTCACCTTCGACGAGATGGTGCTGCTGGACATCTACTACGTGGAAAACTGGAGCCTGACCCTGGATCTGGCCATTATGCTCCGCTCACTGCCGGCCATTGTACGCGCCCGTGGCGCCTATTGA
- a CDS encoding sulfatase-like hydrolase/transferase, giving the protein MPSRPNILIFMTDQEQADVVHPDHPCLTPHAQRLAQDGIRFTRAYCPTAHCCPSRATFMTGLYPSRHGIFNNVRTRTAIHTGLNPGVITFSEQLRDAGYRLTLCGKWHVTAEEEPADRGWEEREVTAAGNTFHSRTIDQWRQGTREPDTSASGIRPRGHLHRPGWGDYLVYETVPDGGPKGYEELHDYRVIQAACQALQDFAAQDEPWCLFVGPIGPHDPYVVPEKFVRMYDPAQIDLPASYRDTLEDKPRIYQRHRRQLWDQLSEEEVRESIAHYWAYCTLEDALLGEVLDALDATGQADNTLVIFLSDHGDYVGAHGLYLKGVPAFREAYHVPCIMRWPQGIRHPGRVVDEFITLADFAPTFLELAGVQPAQPMTGRSLLPFLHGETPVDWPDAVFSQFNGVELYYTQRAVTTREYKYVYNGFDFDELYDLRQDPLELVNRADDPAYREIKHDLVRRMWRFAAQEEDIIFNPYGTVALAPWGPADALATPG; this is encoded by the coding sequence ATGCCATCACGTCCCAATATCCTCATCTTCATGACCGACCAGGAACAGGCCGATGTGGTCCATCCGGATCACCCCTGCCTCACCCCCCACGCGCAACGGCTGGCCCAGGATGGGATTCGCTTTACCCGGGCCTACTGCCCCACGGCCCACTGTTGCCCCTCCCGGGCCACCTTCATGACCGGCCTCTACCCTAGCCGCCACGGTATCTTCAACAACGTCCGCACCCGCACGGCTATCCACACCGGTCTGAACCCCGGGGTGATCACCTTCTCCGAGCAGCTGCGGGATGCTGGCTATCGCCTCACCCTCTGCGGCAAGTGGCACGTTACCGCCGAGGAGGAACCGGCCGACCGGGGCTGGGAAGAACGGGAAGTCACGGCTGCCGGCAACACCTTCCACTCCCGGACCATCGACCAGTGGCGCCAGGGGACCCGGGAGCCCGATACCAGCGCCAGCGGCATCCGACCCCGGGGCCACCTGCATCGCCCGGGCTGGGGAGATTACCTGGTCTATGAAACCGTGCCCGATGGCGGGCCCAAGGGCTACGAAGAGCTCCACGACTACCGGGTCATTCAGGCTGCCTGCCAGGCCCTCCAGGATTTCGCCGCCCAGGACGAGCCCTGGTGCCTCTTTGTCGGCCCCATCGGCCCCCATGATCCCTATGTGGTGCCCGAGAAGTTTGTCCGCATGTACGACCCGGCTCAGATTGACCTGCCGGCCAGCTATCGGGATACCCTGGAGGACAAGCCCCGCATCTACCAGCGCCATCGTCGCCAGCTCTGGGACCAGCTTAGCGAGGAGGAGGTGCGGGAGTCCATCGCCCACTACTGGGCCTACTGTACTCTGGAAGATGCCCTCCTGGGCGAGGTGCTGGACGCCCTGGACGCCACCGGCCAGGCCGACAATACCCTGGTCATCTTCCTCTCCGACCACGGCGACTACGTGGGCGCCCATGGGCTCTATCTCAAAGGCGTGCCCGCCTTCCGGGAGGCCTACCACGTCCCCTGCATCATGCGCTGGCCCCAGGGCATCCGGCACCCCGGCCGGGTGGTGGATGAGTTCATCACCCTGGCCGACTTCGCGCCCACTTTCCTGGAGCTGGCCGGCGTCCAGCCAGCCCAGCCCATGACCGGGCGCAGCCTGCTGCCGTTTCTCCACGGGGAGACACCGGTGGATTGGCCCGATGCGGTGTTCAGCCAGTTCAACGGGGTGGAACTCTACTACACCCAGCGCGCCGTGACCACCCGGGAATACAAATACGTGTACAACGGCTTCGATTTCGACGAACTTTACGACCTGCGCCAGGACCCCCTGGAGCTGGTCAACCGGGCCGATGACCCTGCCTATCGGGAGATTAAACATGACCTGGTGCGGCGCATGTGGCGTTTTGCCGCCCAGGAAGAGGACATCATCTTTAACCCCTACGGCACGGTGGCCCTGGCCCCCTGGGGACCAGCCGATGCTTTAGCGACGCCAGGATGA
- a CDS encoding CRISPR-associated protein Cas4 produces MAYLFGFALLLLMLGGALLWLGRRTREQAGLPPGQVIYSDTGAWEAVTAPLVSRRHGLVGRPDYLVQHRVGGRTTVIPVEVKSRACPDTPYPSHVLQLAAYCLLVEDVYGQRPPHGLLHYADRTFQIPFTDELRRQVLAASDAIRRARSAPDVHQQHDEPARCRGCGYLHACDEGRRLLG; encoded by the coding sequence ATGGCTTATCTCTTTGGATTCGCCCTTCTGCTCCTGATGTTGGGTGGGGCGCTACTCTGGCTGGGGCGCCGCACCCGGGAGCAGGCCGGCCTTCCCCCCGGGCAGGTCATCTACAGCGACACCGGCGCCTGGGAAGCGGTGACGGCGCCGCTGGTCAGCCGCCGCCATGGGCTGGTGGGCCGGCCCGATTACCTGGTCCAGCATCGGGTAGGGGGGCGGACCACGGTCATTCCGGTGGAGGTCAAAAGCCGCGCCTGCCCGGACACCCCCTACCCCAGCCACGTCCTTCAGCTGGCCGCCTACTGCCTCCTGGTGGAGGACGTCTACGGCCAGCGGCCACCCCACGGTCTGCTCCACTACGCCGACCGCACCTTCCAGATCCCCTTCACCGACGAACTGCGCCGGCAGGTCCTGGCCGCCAGCGACGCCATCCGCCGGGCCCGTTCCGCGCCGGATGTCCACCAGCAGCACGATGAACCGGCCCGCTGCCGGGGCTGTGGCTACCTCCACGCCTGCGACGAGGGGCGCCGCCTGCTCGGTTAA
- the melA gene encoding alpha-glucosidase/alpha-galactosidase, which produces MKIAMIGAGSIGFTRKLMYDILAVPEFADTHFALMDISQRNLDMVTQLVKRDIAANGLPATITATTNRREAIEGADYIICMIRQGGLEAFQLDIDIPLKYGVDQCVGDTLCAGGIMYGQRTIPAMLEICQDIREVAQPDALFLNYSNPMAMNVWACNKYGGVNTVGLCHGVQGGHWQITRCIELWAKKEGLLAEDETLHRRDVDIVCAGINHQTWYIKVQWRGMDMIPRMLELFEAHPEYSRTEKVRIDILRRFGYYTTESNGHVSEYVPWYRKRPEEIPQWIDLSRWIHGETGGYLRVCTEGRNWFETDFPNWLKEEPPTIGPERRSEEHGSYIIEALETGRLYRGHFNVINRGHITNLPDGCVVEIPGYVDRNGINMPVVGDLPLACAATCAASVRVQEMAVEAAVHGDVMLLKQAMLHDPLVSAVCNPEEVWQMVDEMLVAQARWLPQYRDEIPRAAERLAQAERNGTRVKLREGWQGAARLHTKTVEEMARDKAAARANAAAADKGQMTQEPA; this is translated from the coding sequence ATGAAGATCGCCATGATCGGTGCCGGCTCCATCGGCTTTACCCGCAAGCTGATGTACGACATCCTGGCCGTTCCCGAGTTCGCGGACACCCACTTCGCACTGATGGACATCTCCCAGCGCAACCTGGACATGGTCACCCAGTTGGTGAAGCGGGACATTGCCGCCAACGGCCTGCCCGCCACCATCACGGCCACCACCAACCGGCGAGAGGCCATCGAGGGGGCCGACTACATCATCTGCATGATCCGGCAGGGTGGGCTGGAGGCCTTCCAGCTGGACATCGACATCCCTCTCAAGTACGGGGTGGATCAATGTGTAGGGGATACCCTCTGTGCCGGGGGGATCATGTACGGCCAGCGCACCATCCCCGCCATGCTGGAAATCTGCCAGGACATCCGGGAGGTGGCCCAGCCCGACGCGCTCTTCCTGAACTATTCCAACCCCATGGCTATGAACGTCTGGGCTTGCAACAAATATGGCGGCGTCAACACCGTCGGCCTTTGTCACGGCGTCCAGGGCGGACACTGGCAGATCACCCGCTGCATCGAGCTGTGGGCGAAGAAGGAGGGCCTTTTGGCCGAGGACGAAACCCTCCATCGCCGGGATGTGGACATCGTCTGCGCCGGGATCAACCACCAGACCTGGTACATCAAGGTCCAGTGGCGGGGCATGGACATGATCCCGCGCATGCTGGAGCTGTTCGAAGCTCATCCCGAGTACAGCCGGACGGAGAAGGTGCGCATCGACATCCTGCGGCGGTTCGGCTACTACACCACCGAGTCCAACGGCCATGTGAGCGAGTACGTGCCCTGGTACCGCAAACGGCCGGAGGAAATTCCCCAGTGGATCGACCTTTCCCGCTGGATCCACGGCGAGACCGGCGGCTACCTGCGGGTCTGCACCGAGGGGCGCAACTGGTTCGAGACCGACTTCCCCAACTGGCTCAAGGAAGAGCCGCCCACCATCGGTCCGGAGCGGCGCAGCGAGGAGCACGGTTCGTACATCATCGAGGCGCTGGAGACCGGACGCCTCTATCGGGGCCATTTCAACGTCATCAATCGGGGCCACATCACCAACCTGCCCGACGGCTGCGTGGTGGAGATCCCCGGCTACGTGGATCGCAACGGCATCAACATGCCCGTGGTGGGCGATCTGCCCCTGGCCTGTGCTGCCACCTGTGCCGCCAGCGTCCGGGTGCAGGAGATGGCCGTGGAGGCCGCGGTCCACGGCGACGTCATGCTGCTGAAGCAGGCCATGCTCCACGATCCCCTGGTGAGCGCGGTCTGCAACCCGGAAGAGGTGTGGCAGATGGTGGACGAGATGCTGGTGGCCCAGGCCCGCTGGCTGCCCCAATATCGAGATGAGATCCCCAGGGCGGCCGAACGCCTGGCCCAGGCCGAACGCAACGGCACCCGGGTCAAGTTGCGGGAGGGGTGGCAGGGAGCGGCCCGGCTCCACACCAAGACCGTGGAGGAGATGGCCCGGGACAAGGCGGCTGCCCGCGCCAACGCCGCCGCAGCCGACAAAGGCCAGATGACCCAGGAGCCGGCCTGA
- a CDS encoding helix-turn-helix transcriptional regulator encodes MGQNSFAWAWRRPPWRTPGSGLNVDGTPSAYHIFRRYLHMTILDYLTPYRVAHAQRPPITTHLSVLEIVLACGFASSSRFYAAFKKICGRSPRAYRQEHDALPEGQLVALLNSLDERRRPGEPGRS; translated from the coding sequence ATGGGTCAGAACTCCTTTGCATGGGCGTGGCGGCGCCCCCCCTGGAGGACGCCGGGATCTGGGTTGAATGTTGACGGAACGCCCTCAGCATACCATATCTTCCGTCGGTACCTCCACATGACCATCCTGGATTACCTGACCCCATATCGGGTGGCCCATGCTCAGCGCCCGCCGATCACCACCCACCTGTCGGTGCTGGAGATTGTGCTGGCCTGTGGCTTCGCTTCGTCGAGCCGCTTCTACGCAGCCTTCAAGAAGATCTGCGGGCGCTCCCCACGCGCCTATCGCCAGGAGCATGATGCACTCCCCGAAGGGCAGCTGGTGGCCCTGCTCAACAGCCTGGATGAGCGGAGACGGCCCGGGGAGCCAGGTAGATCCTGA
- a CDS encoding MaoC/PaaZ C-terminal domain-containing protein — protein MNERKLTRSRGLYFEEFAVGDQVESVGRTITETDVVNFAALSGDWNLIHTDAEYSQGQMFGQRVAHGLLILSVASGLAVRLGFLEETTLAFRSISEWRMQRPVFIGDTIHVRLTVEETKAMPRLGGGLVNFKVEVLNQRDEVCQRGTWEMLVKARPS, from the coding sequence ATGAACGAACGAAAATTGACACGTTCCCGGGGGCTCTATTTCGAAGAATTCGCCGTGGGTGACCAGGTGGAGAGCGTCGGCCGCACCATCACCGAGACCGACGTGGTGAACTTTGCGGCCCTCTCCGGCGACTGGAACCTGATCCACACCGACGCCGAATACAGCCAGGGGCAGATGTTTGGGCAACGGGTGGCCCACGGGCTGCTGATCCTGAGTGTGGCCAGCGGCCTGGCCGTGCGCCTGGGCTTTCTGGAGGAGACGACCCTGGCCTTCCGCAGCATCAGCGAATGGCGGATGCAGCGGCCCGTTTTCATCGGCGACACGATTCACGTGCGCCTGACCGTTGAGGAGACCAAGGCCATGCCCCGCCTGGGGGGTGGGCTGGTCAATTTCAAGGTGGAAGTCCTCAACCAGCGGGATGAAGTCTGCCAGCGGGGGACCTGGGAAATGCTGGTCAAGGCGCGGCCGTCTTGA
- a CDS encoding glycosyltransferase: protein MMVSKALVMGAYQRKAEEMARLGVDLTVLVPPFWADRRGRQPVEFQYVAGYRLKVVPLRFNGNFHLHFYPTLARELAAIRPQLLHMDEEPYNLATWLGLRAAHRQGGVGTFFTWQNLYRRYPPPFRWFEQANYRRTPAAIAGNQEAAEVLRRKGYQGAISIIPQFGVDPELFRPAPGPTQPTGNRPLRIGYAGGLLPEKGVDLLLHACAGLRGAWELFLVGEGHAQPGLQALARRLGIDGRVHFESRLASSAMPQYYRRLDLFVLPSRSTPTWKEQFGRVLIEAMACGVAVIGSDCGEIPHVIGDAGLIFPEGDVAGLRDCLQTLLDAPQRRRELAEAGRQRVLERFTMAQIAARTVAHYAALLAPARASNEAPCTSP from the coding sequence ATGATGGTCAGCAAGGCACTGGTGATGGGTGCCTATCAGCGTAAGGCGGAAGAGATGGCCCGTCTCGGGGTGGATTTGACCGTCCTGGTCCCCCCGTTTTGGGCCGATCGCCGGGGCCGACAACCGGTGGAGTTCCAATACGTGGCCGGCTATCGACTGAAAGTGGTCCCCCTCCGCTTCAACGGAAACTTCCACCTGCACTTCTACCCCACCCTGGCCCGGGAGCTGGCCGCGATCCGTCCCCAGTTGTTGCATATGGACGAAGAACCCTACAACCTGGCCACCTGGCTGGGCTTGCGGGCCGCCCACCGTCAGGGCGGCGTCGGCACTTTTTTTACCTGGCAAAATCTCTATCGTCGTTATCCCCCGCCTTTTCGATGGTTCGAACAGGCCAACTACCGCCGCACGCCAGCCGCCATCGCCGGCAACCAGGAAGCTGCTGAGGTCCTGCGCCGTAAGGGTTACCAGGGCGCCATCTCCATCATCCCCCAGTTCGGCGTGGACCCGGAGCTGTTCCGGCCGGCCCCTGGCCCGACACAGCCGACAGGCAACCGGCCACTACGCATCGGCTACGCCGGCGGCCTGCTCCCCGAAAAGGGCGTGGACCTGCTGCTCCATGCCTGCGCCGGGCTGCGGGGCGCCTGGGAGCTGTTCCTGGTGGGCGAGGGCCACGCACAGCCCGGTCTTCAGGCCCTGGCTCGCCGCCTGGGCATCGACGGCCGGGTCCATTTCGAGTCCCGGCTGGCCAGCAGCGCCATGCCGCAGTACTACCGTCGGCTGGATCTGTTCGTGTTGCCCAGCCGCTCCACCCCCACCTGGAAGGAGCAGTTCGGCCGGGTTCTGATCGAGGCCATGGCCTGCGGCGTGGCCGTCATCGGCAGCGACTGCGGCGAGATCCCCCACGTGATCGGCGATGCCGGGCTGATCTTCCCCGAAGGTGATGTGGCCGGCCTGCGGGACTGCCTTCAAACCCTCCTGGACGCGCCCCAGCGGCGCCGGGAGCTGGCCGAGGCGGGACGACAGCGGGTCCTGGAGCGGTTCACCATGGCCCAGATCGCAGCCCGGACGGTGGCCCACTACGCGGCCCTGTTGGCTCCGGCCCGGGCTTCCAACGAGGCACCATGCACGTCGCCCTGA
- a CDS encoding glycosyltransferase family 4 protein encodes MHVALNAQLLSTQSSYRGAGVSHYCRHLLQALGQLATADGSPRFTAFVNAADFVAPGVELAVGPGLLARPPVRIAWEQLLLPRELRRRQVDLVHGLVNVLPLATSTPGVVTVHDLSFLRLPRKFPRAKRLYLTRLCQASVDRARHVIAVSRQTAEDLMRFFGTAAARITVIHNGVDRVFSPGNPADIEAFRAGCGLPSRYFLYVGTLEPRKNLPTLIRAFARWRASGDPEAHQVKLVLAGAQGWFYAEIFRLVSELGLQDRVLFPGFVPDAELPLWYQAAEAFVYPSLFEGFGLPVLEAMACGTPVLCSRIGSLTEIVGEAALTVPPTAEDGWMAAMALLARQPQLRQELSRRGLAQAQKFSWEATALATLEVYQAVHGR; translated from the coding sequence ATGCACGTCGCCCTGAATGCCCAGCTCCTCAGCACCCAATCTTCGTACCGGGGGGCCGGTGTGAGCCATTACTGCCGTCACCTTCTGCAGGCCCTGGGGCAGCTGGCAACGGCCGACGGAAGTCCCCGTTTCACCGCGTTCGTCAACGCGGCCGATTTTGTCGCGCCGGGCGTGGAGCTGGCGGTGGGTCCCGGGCTGCTGGCCCGCCCGCCCGTGCGCATCGCCTGGGAGCAACTGCTCCTGCCCCGAGAGCTCCGGCGGCGTCAGGTCGACCTGGTGCACGGCCTGGTCAACGTGCTGCCCCTGGCCACGTCCACACCCGGTGTGGTCACCGTCCACGACCTGAGTTTCCTGCGCCTGCCCCGGAAATTCCCCCGGGCCAAGCGCCTCTACCTGACCCGACTCTGCCAGGCCAGCGTGGACCGAGCACGACACGTCATCGCCGTCAGCCGGCAGACTGCCGAGGATCTGATGCGCTTCTTTGGCACGGCGGCCGCCAGGATCACCGTGATCCACAACGGCGTCGACAGAGTTTTTTCGCCGGGCAACCCGGCAGACATCGAAGCCTTTCGGGCAGGCTGTGGCCTGCCTTCTCGCTACTTTTTGTATGTGGGCACCCTGGAACCACGCAAAAATCTGCCGACCCTCATCCGGGCCTTTGCCCGCTGGCGCGCCAGCGGAGATCCGGAAGCACACCAGGTGAAGCTGGTTCTGGCCGGGGCCCAGGGCTGGTTTTATGCCGAGATCTTCCGGCTGGTATCGGAGCTGGGGCTGCAGGACAGGGTGCTCTTCCCGGGTTTCGTGCCCGATGCCGAGCTGCCCCTGTGGTACCAGGCGGCCGAGGCCTTCGTCTACCCCAGCCTGTTTGAAGGATTTGGATTGCCCGTGCTGGAAGCCATGGCCTGTGGCACCCCGGTCCTGTGCAGCCGCATCGGCAGCCTGACAGAAATTGTGGGGGAGGCCGCCTTGACCGTCCCTCCCACGGCGGAGGATGGGTGGATGGCGGCCATGGCGCTCCTGGCCCGGCAGCCCCAACTACGGCAGGAGCTGTCACGCCGTGGCCTGGCCCAGGCCCAGAAGTTCAGCTGGGAGGCTACAGCCCTGGCCACCCTGGAGGTCTATCAGGCCGTACACGGGCGCTGA
- a CDS encoding sulfatase-like hydrolase/transferase has protein sequence MTNTRSNILWISFEDTNPFYGCYGDPVARTPHVDRLAAEGCRWPNAFSTAGVCAPARSAIITGMYAISIGTHHMRTTHSNRYTAGMPTPYDAVPPHYVKCFTEYLRAAGYYCTNNVKTDYQFTPPRTAWDELSTEAHWRNRPDPDQPFFAVFNLTRSHESGMWPENCPEITVDPAAIQLPPYFPDTPKVREAMARMYTHIEYNDRILGELLQQLEEDGLADNTVVFHWSDHGPLPRGKRWPYDSGIHVPLIVRWPGVLAPGSVNEQLVSTIDLGPTALSVAGVAIPGHMQGQAFLGDQAAPPREYIYASRDRHDEAYDMVRAVRDKRFKYIRHFCPEKPYLLWIPYRNHHPILQEMWRLHREGALTDPQQLLFQSSRPVEELYDTQADPWEIHNLADDLAYRPELERLRAALERWRQEVGDLGEVDEAEMVRRWYPDGVQPQTAPPLFIPIDEANPGQEPVEGTVNLTGPSLLQIHCATQGASIAYTLEAGADVRWRLYTGPIALPPGQSTVRARAVRIGYAESEERSVRVTVTAGD, from the coding sequence GTGACTAACACCAGATCCAACATTCTCTGGATCTCCTTCGAAGATACCAACCCGTTCTATGGTTGTTACGGAGACCCGGTGGCCCGCACGCCCCACGTGGATCGGCTGGCCGCAGAGGGATGCCGCTGGCCCAACGCCTTCTCCACCGCCGGCGTCTGCGCCCCGGCCCGTTCGGCCATCATCACCGGCATGTACGCCATCTCCATCGGCACCCACCACATGCGCACCACCCACAGCAACCGCTACACGGCCGGCATGCCCACCCCCTACGACGCGGTGCCACCCCACTATGTGAAGTGCTTCACCGAGTACCTGCGTGCGGCGGGGTACTACTGCACCAACAACGTCAAGACCGACTACCAGTTCACCCCGCCCCGAACCGCCTGGGACGAGCTCAGCACCGAGGCCCACTGGCGCAACCGGCCAGATCCAGATCAGCCCTTCTTCGCCGTCTTCAACCTGACCCGCAGCCACGAGAGCGGCATGTGGCCGGAAAACTGTCCCGAAATCACCGTCGATCCCGCGGCCATCCAGCTCCCCCCCTACTTCCCCGACACGCCCAAGGTGCGGGAGGCCATGGCCCGCATGTACACCCACATCGAGTACAATGATCGGATCCTGGGGGAGCTGCTCCAACAGCTGGAGGAGGACGGCCTGGCCGACAACACGGTGGTCTTCCACTGGAGCGATCACGGACCCCTGCCCCGGGGCAAGCGCTGGCCCTACGATTCCGGCATCCACGTCCCCCTGATCGTGCGCTGGCCGGGGGTGCTGGCGCCGGGCAGCGTGAACGAGCAGCTGGTCAGCACCATCGACCTGGGGCCCACTGCGCTTTCCGTGGCCGGCGTGGCCATTCCGGGCCACATGCAGGGGCAGGCCTTCCTGGGAGATCAGGCGGCGCCCCCGCGCGAGTACATCTACGCCAGCCGGGATCGCCACGATGAGGCCTACGACATGGTGCGGGCCGTGCGGGACAAGCGCTTCAAGTACATCCGCCACTTCTGCCCGGAAAAGCCCTACCTCCTCTGGATTCCCTACCGCAACCATCACCCTATTCTCCAGGAGATGTGGCGGCTCCACCGGGAAGGGGCACTCACCGACCCGCAGCAGCTGCTCTTCCAGTCCAGCCGCCCCGTGGAAGAGCTCTACGACACCCAGGCCGATCCCTGGGAGATTCACAACCTGGCAGATGACCTCGCCTACCGGCCGGAGCTGGAACGGCTGCGGGCCGCGCTGGAACGCTGGCGTCAGGAGGTGGGCGATCTGGGGGAGGTGGACGAGGCGGAGATGGTGCGGCGCTGGTATCCGGACGGTGTCCAGCCCCAGACGGCGCCTCCTCTCTTCATCCCCATCGACGAGGCCAATCCAGGCCAGGAGCCGGTGGAGGGCACCGTCAACCTGACCGGGCCGTCCCTTTTGCAGATCCACTGCGCCACCCAGGGCGCGTCCATCGCCTACACCCTGGAGGCTGGGGCAGATGTCCGCTGGCGACTCTACACCGGTCCCATCGCCTTGCCGCCGGGCCAGAGCACCGTCCGCGCCAGGGCTGTGCGCATCGGCTACGCCGAGAGCGAGGAACGATCTGTGAGGGTGACGGTGACTGCGGGAGATTAA